The proteins below are encoded in one region of Choloepus didactylus isolate mChoDid1 chromosome Y unlocalized genomic scaffold, mChoDid1.pri SUPER_Y_unloc1, whole genome shotgun sequence:
- the TFE3 gene encoding LOW QUALITY PROTEIN: transcription factor E3 (The sequence of the model RefSeq protein was modified relative to this genomic sequence to represent the inferred CDS: substituted 3 bases at 3 genomic stop codons), whose protein sequence is MSSSSSSRVLLWQQLMRAQAQEMERREHREQAAATPFPSPAPASPAISVVGISAGGHTLGRPPPAQVPREVLKVQTHLENATRYHLQQAHRQQVKQYLSTTLGPKLASQALTSPPGPASTQPLPTPEAAHTTGPTGSTPNSPMALLTIGSSSKKEIDDVIDEIISLESSYNDEILSFLPGGTAGLQLPSMLPVSGNLLDVYSSQGVATPAITVSNSCPAELPNIKREISEMEAKALLKERQKKDNHNLIERRRRFNINDRIKELGTLIPKSSDPEMRWNKGTILKASVDYIRKLQXEQQRSKDLESWQXSLEQANCSLQLXIQELELQAQIHGLPVPPTPGLLSLATTSASDSLKPEQLDLEEDGRPGAATFHLGGGPAQQPPAPPSDALLDLHFPSYPLGDLGDPFHLGLEDILMEEEEGVVVGLSSPLQAASDPLLSSVSPAISKASSRRHSFSMEEES, encoded by the exons ATGTCATCATCTTCCTCATCACGGGTCTTGCTGTGGCAGCAGCTAATGCGAGCCCAAGCCCAGGAGATGGAGAGGCGTGAGCATCGGGAACAGGCTGCAGCCactcccttccccagccctgcaccTGCCTCTCCTGCCATCTCTGTGGTTGGCATCTCCGCCGGGGGCCACACATTGGGCCGTCCTCCCCCTGCTCAGGTGCCCAGAGAGGTGCTCAAG GTGCAGACCCATCTGGAGAACGCTACACGCTACCACCTGCAGCAGGCCCACCGGCAGCAGGTGAAACAGTACCTGTCTACCACATTGGGGCCCAAGCTGGCTTCCCAGGCCCTCACCTCTCCACCAGGGCCTGCTAGCACCCAGCCACTCCCCACCCCTGAGGCTGCCCACACTACCGGCCCCACAGGCAGCACTCCCAACAGCCCCATGGCACTGCTCACTATTGGGTCCAGCTCAAAGAAGGAG ATTGATGATGTCATTGATGAGATCATCAGCCTGGAGTCCAGTTACAATGATGAAATTCTCAGTTTTCTGCCTGGAGGCACTGCAGGACTGCAGCTCCCCAGCATG ctccctgtGTCAGGGAATCTGCTTGATGTGTACAGTAGTCAGGGTGTGGCCACACCGGCCATAACTGTCAGCAACTCTTGTCCAGCTGAGCTGCCCAACATCAAACGGGAAATCTCTG AGATGGAGGCGAAGGCCCTTTTGAAGGAACGGCAGAAGAAAGACAATCACAATCTAA TTGAGCGTCGCAGGCGGTTCAACATTAATGACAGGATCAAGGAGCTGGGCACCCTCATCCCCAAGTCCAGTGACCC TGAGATGCGCTGGAACAAGGGCACCATCCTGAAGGCCTCTGTGGATTACATCCGCAAGTTGCAGTAGGAGCAGCAGCGCTCCAAAGACTTGGAGAGCTGGCAGTGATCCCTGGAACAGGCCAATTGCAGCCTGCAGCTCTGAATTCAG GAGCTAGAACTGCAGGCCCAGATTCATGGTCTGCCAGTACCTCCTACCCCAGGGCTGCTTTCCCTGGCCACAACTTCAGCCTCTGACAGCCTCAAGCCAGAGCAGCTGGATCTGGAGGAAGACGGCAGGCCAGGGGCAGCAACATTTCACTTAGGAGGGGGACCTGCCCAGCAGCCCCCAGCACCGCCCTCGGATGCCCTTCTGGACCTGCACTTTCCTAGCTACCCCCTGGGGGACCTGGGGGACCCCTTCCACCTGGGGCTAGAGGACATTctgatggaggaggaggaaggggtggtggtggggctgTCATCCCCACTGCAGGCCGCCTCCGACCCCCTGCTCTCTTCGGTGTCCCCAGCCATCTCCAAGGCCAGCAGTCGCCGCCACAGCTTCAGCATGGAGGAGGAGTCCTGA